A DNA window from Brassica napus cultivar Da-Ae unplaced genomic scaffold, Da-Ae ScsIHWf_1070;HRSCAF=1521, whole genome shotgun sequence contains the following coding sequences:
- the LOC125595458 gene encoding uncharacterized protein LOC125595458 — protein MANNGVPFQVPLLTKSNYDNWSLRMMAILGAHDVWEIVEKDFVEPENDGGLSQTQKDGLRDSRKRDKKALCLIHQGLDEDTFEKVAGAKTSKEAWEKLQTSYKGAEQVKKVLLQTLRGEFEALQMKEGELISDYFSRVLTVTNNLKRNGEKLDDVRIMEKLLRSLDSKFEHIVTVIEETKDLETMTMEQLLGSLQAYEEKKKKKKKILWSKFSR, from the coding sequence ATGGCAAACAATGGTGTTCCCTTCCAAGTTCCATTGCTCACTAAGAGCAACTATGACAATTGGAGTCTTAGGATGATGGCTATCTTAGGAGCacatgatgtgtgggagatagtcGAGAAAGACTTCGTTGAACCGGAGAATGATGGTGGTTTATCTCAAACACAAAAGGATGGTTTGAGAGATTcaaggaagagagacaagaaggctctctgtCTGATCCATCAAGGATTAGATGAAGATACATTTGAGAAGGTTGCTGGAGCAAAGACATCCAAAGAAGCATGGGAGAAGCTTCAGACATCTTACAAGGGCGCGGAACAAGTTAAGAAGGTACTTCTTCAAACTTTAAGAGGAGAATTTGAAGCATTACAAATGAAGGAAGGAGAACTCATCTCAGATTACTTCTCAAGAGTCTTGACGGTTACTAATAACCTAAAAAGAAATGGTGAGAAGTTAGATGACGTGAGAATCATGGAGAAACTTCTTAGATCATTGGATTCAAAATTCGAGCATATCGTCACCGTTATTGAAGAGACAAAAGACTTGGAGACTATGACGATGGAGCAACTTCTTGGATCACTACaagcttatgaagaaaagaagaagaaaaaaaaaaagatattgtgGAGCAAGTTCTCAAGATGA